From Neorickettsia helminthoeca str. Oregon, one genomic window encodes:
- the carB gene encoding carbamoyl-phosphate synthase large subunit — MHQKKYTIMVIGAGPIIIGQACEFDYSGTQACRVLKKHGHRVVLINPNPATIMTDPETADVVYIEPITSKMIESIIILEKPDKLLPTVGGQTALNAAMELVAKGILAKYGVQLIGASKEVIENAEKRSLFNSIMREIGLQVPKNMVVTHVNEIEQALEFIGIPAIIRPSFTLGGLGGGVATTRFEFFKIINEGLKFSPVSEVQVDESVLGWQEFELEVVRDSAGNAIVVCPIENTDPMGVHTGDSVTVSPIFTLRDEEYQLMRDAAFKVLNRIGVNTGGANVQFAVNPENGEIRVIEMNPRVSRSSALASKATGYPIAKVAAQLATGLTLPEICNDAVPKIPASFEPVMDYVVVKIPRFNFDKFLCAKHQLSSSMKSVGTTMAIGRCFQEALQKAFCSLEQGFDGLNRILEGTISREEVSWKLSSLIPNKILIIADAMRMGFSIEEIAKLSKYNEWFLLQIQVLVELENEIKTANLSPIVVLKWKKRGFSDSRIATLRGCNESEIRKIRKEMSVLPVFKKVDTCAAEFESDIMYLYSTYEGDTFTRAECESSPSDRKKVIVLGSGPNRIGQGIEFDYTCVHAIAAIKEMGYEAIMLNCNPETVSTDYDISDKLYFTPITVEAVLDILEKESERGELLGVILQCGGQTPLKLAKAIEASDTRIIGTSFTAIDTAEDRESFNQLIAKLDMSQPNNTIAFSREDVARGVDEIGFPMIVRPSYVLGGESMQIIYDTEMLADYLGKHNQIFNGSSLLLDRFLLDAIELDVDAISDGEDVYVAGIMEHIEEAGVHSGDSAFVFPPQKLSSQLLRKIKDYTRRIALTLNVIGFLNIQFAIEEDEIYVLEVNPRSSRTIPFVAKALGIPLAKIATKVMLGKKLKDFRLEDYECYLKHVFVKQPVFSFEKFPESDVLLGPEMKSTGEVMGIGEDFNTAFAKVCIASMKKLPVSGNVFFSIRDEDKLKSVEIAKILSELRFTIFATKGSAAFLKDHNIDAIAVNKVKEGSPHVVDMIMNSEICLVINTCSHVIESVRDSMSIRSSSIINQIPCCTNIHSALALVRGIKKIAEGNLPVYPLHQR, encoded by the coding sequence ATGCATCAGAAAAAGTATACGATAATGGTAATAGGTGCCGGCCCTATAATCATAGGACAGGCATGTGAGTTTGATTATTCAGGTACCCAAGCCTGCAGGGTCCTAAAGAAACATGGTCACAGAGTTGTGTTAATCAATCCGAATCCGGCGACCATTATGACTGATCCTGAAACTGCAGATGTAGTCTACATAGAGCCAATCACTTCCAAAATGATTGAGAGCATCATTATCCTGGAAAAGCCAGACAAACTCTTACCGACCGTAGGTGGACAGACAGCGCTCAATGCTGCGATGGAGTTGGTCGCGAAAGGAATACTGGCAAAGTATGGTGTTCAATTAATCGGGGCATCGAAGGAGGTCATCGAAAATGCTGAAAAGAGAAGTCTCTTTAACTCGATTATGCGGGAGATCGGATTGCAAGTGCCCAAGAACATGGTTGTCACGCATGTCAATGAAATAGAACAAGCGCTCGAATTCATTGGTATCCCAGCGATTATTAGACCATCTTTTACTCTTGGGGGACTCGGAGGTGGAGTTGCAACAACGAGATTCGAGTTTTTCAAAATCATCAATGAGGGATTAAAATTTTCGCCCGTAAGTGAAGTGCAAGTCGATGAATCTGTATTAGGTTGGCAAGAATTCGAACTCGAAGTAGTACGGGATTCAGCAGGAAATGCAATAGTTGTCTGCCCCATAGAGAACACAGACCCGATGGGTGTACACACAGGAGATAGCGTGACTGTTTCTCCGATTTTCACTCTTCGCGATGAGGAGTATCAATTAATGAGGGATGCAGCATTCAAAGTCCTAAACAGAATAGGTGTCAACACTGGTGGTGCAAACGTACAGTTTGCTGTGAATCCAGAAAATGGCGAAATACGAGTAATTGAAATGAATCCTAGGGTTTCAAGATCTTCAGCTTTGGCATCGAAGGCTACGGGTTATCCAATTGCTAAAGTTGCTGCACAATTAGCTACAGGACTCACCTTGCCTGAGATCTGTAATGATGCAGTACCAAAAATCCCTGCTTCTTTTGAGCCAGTTATGGACTATGTAGTTGTAAAAATACCTAGATTCAATTTCGATAAGTTCTTATGCGCAAAGCATCAGTTATCTAGTTCCATGAAATCTGTAGGCACCACTATGGCTATAGGGCGATGCTTCCAGGAGGCACTACAGAAAGCATTTTGTTCGCTCGAACAGGGATTTGACGGTCTAAATAGAATCCTTGAGGGTACTATATCACGCGAAGAAGTCTCATGGAAATTGAGTTCACTCATACCTAATAAGATTCTGATAATTGCCGATGCAATGCGAATGGGCTTCAGTATTGAAGAGATCGCTAAATTGAGCAAGTATAACGAATGGTTCCTTTTGCAGATCCAAGTACTTGTGGAGCTGGAAAACGAAATAAAAACTGCCAACTTATCTCCAATAGTTGTCCTAAAGTGGAAGAAAAGGGGATTCTCTGATTCCAGAATAGCTACATTGAGGGGTTGTAATGAATCCGAAATAAGGAAAATCCGTAAAGAAATGTCTGTACTGCCAGTTTTCAAGAAAGTGGATACATGTGCTGCAGAGTTCGAAAGCGATATTATGTATCTTTACTCCACTTATGAGGGGGATACATTCACCCGTGCAGAGTGCGAATCCAGTCCATCGGACAGAAAAAAGGTGATTGTCCTTGGGAGTGGTCCAAATAGAATAGGTCAGGGAATAGAGTTCGATTATACTTGCGTACACGCTATAGCAGCAATCAAAGAAATGGGCTACGAGGCAATAATGTTGAATTGCAATCCGGAGACAGTTTCGACGGATTATGATATCTCAGATAAGTTGTACTTTACGCCAATCACAGTTGAAGCTGTTTTGGATATTCTAGAAAAAGAATCAGAAAGGGGTGAACTGCTTGGTGTGATACTCCAATGCGGTGGCCAGACTCCACTTAAACTCGCAAAAGCCATTGAAGCTAGCGACACAAGAATAATAGGGACTAGTTTCACTGCAATAGATACTGCTGAGGACAGAGAGAGTTTCAATCAATTGATTGCTAAATTGGATATGTCTCAGCCCAACAATACTATTGCCTTTTCAAGAGAGGATGTTGCTAGAGGTGTCGATGAAATTGGATTCCCAATGATAGTGCGTCCTTCATACGTCCTTGGTGGGGAGTCAATGCAGATCATCTACGATACCGAAATGCTTGCCGACTATCTAGGGAAGCATAACCAAATATTCAATGGTTCTTCGTTGTTGCTGGATAGATTCCTACTAGACGCAATCGAACTAGATGTTGATGCGATTTCTGATGGCGAAGATGTATACGTTGCTGGAATCATGGAACACATAGAAGAAGCAGGAGTACATTCTGGTGATTCAGCGTTTGTCTTTCCACCACAGAAATTGTCATCGCAATTACTCAGGAAAATTAAAGATTATACTAGGCGCATAGCGCTTACACTGAATGTCATAGGATTTTTGAACATCCAGTTTGCCATAGAGGAAGACGAAATATATGTGCTGGAGGTGAATCCACGCTCAAGTCGAACAATACCATTTGTTGCTAAGGCCTTGGGTATACCACTAGCTAAGATCGCCACCAAAGTGATGCTTGGGAAAAAATTAAAAGATTTCCGCTTAGAAGATTATGAGTGTTACCTGAAACATGTGTTTGTGAAGCAACCTGTATTTTCATTTGAGAAGTTCCCAGAATCTGATGTCTTACTGGGTCCAGAGATGAAGTCAACAGGTGAGGTAATGGGAATAGGTGAGGATTTCAATACTGCTTTTGCCAAAGTCTGCATAGCCAGTATGAAGAAGTTACCTGTTTCAGGGAATGTGTTTTTTTCGATTCGAGATGAGGATAAATTAAAGTCTGTCGAAATAGCAAAGATTCTGTCTGAGTTGCGATTTACGATTTTCGCAACTAAGGGTAGCGCTGCATTTCTGAAGGATCACAACATCGATGCGATCGCTGTGAATAAAGTAAAAGAAGGTTCCCCACACGTGGTTGATATGATAATGAATAGCGAAATCTGTTTAGTTATTAACACCTGTTCACATGTAATCGAGTCTGTTAGGGATAGTATGAGTATTAGGTCAAGTTCAATTATCAATCAGATACCGTGTTGTACGAATATTCATTCTGCACTTGCTCTGGTAAGAGGTATTAAGAAAATCGCTGAGGGTAATTTACCAGTTTATCCATTGCATCAGCGATGA
- a CDS encoding metallopeptidase TldD-related protein — protein sequence MLNSDELVPLVVSVLNRFDGGELFIEYLCSESLKFQDGGLVASTYADSSGFGLRAFYGDKVLYTHSSDVSYKSIVKATEFILRNKFAATAGGISETSHSDTAVRDSLYSSGLQDDDFPFEKRVALLKDMYDYALSKGGNIASISATFSASIQKVEIIKNTGEILTDDRPMLKLGFSVVLRGEDGRSIGATSGKGGRFGIPRLIENWKDLVDRAFRKAEVNLIAVPCPSGEMTVVLGNGWPGILLHEAIGHGLEADFNRKGASAFSGLVGGKVASDVVSVVDDGTIEAARGSINVDDEGTPSSYNVLIERGVLKNYMFDLMNARLMSAQPTGNGRRESYMNVPLPRMTNTYMLPGSQTPDEIIKTVENGIYAVDFYGGQVDITSGKFVFSASEAYLIENGTVTKPVREMTLIGDGPSVLKQISIVGNDLKLDDGVGTCGKDGQSVPVCVGQPTVKVDRITVGGTA from the coding sequence ATGCTGAATTCAGATGAGTTGGTTCCTCTTGTTGTGTCTGTGCTCAACAGATTCGATGGGGGTGAGCTCTTTATTGAGTACTTGTGTAGCGAGTCTTTGAAGTTCCAGGATGGAGGCTTGGTTGCTAGTACCTATGCTGATTCCTCCGGGTTTGGACTTAGGGCGTTTTATGGTGATAAGGTGCTCTATACTCACTCCTCCGATGTAAGCTATAAAAGTATCGTCAAAGCAACTGAATTCATCCTTCGTAACAAGTTTGCTGCGACCGCTGGTGGAATCTCCGAGACATCCCACAGTGATACTGCGGTTAGGGATTCGCTTTACTCTTCAGGATTGCAGGATGACGATTTTCCTTTTGAAAAGAGAGTTGCTCTTCTCAAGGATATGTACGACTATGCCTTATCGAAGGGTGGTAATATAGCTAGCATCTCTGCTACTTTTTCGGCGTCTATACAAAAGGTTGAGATAATCAAAAATACCGGAGAAATACTCACGGATGATAGACCAATGCTAAAGTTGGGATTCTCTGTTGTACTTAGAGGTGAGGATGGTAGATCAATTGGTGCTACTTCCGGTAAAGGAGGAAGATTCGGGATCCCTAGATTGATAGAAAATTGGAAGGACCTTGTCGATCGTGCATTCCGAAAAGCCGAGGTTAATTTGATAGCAGTACCTTGTCCTTCAGGGGAAATGACGGTTGTTTTAGGTAACGGTTGGCCTGGTATTCTCCTGCATGAAGCTATAGGACATGGTTTGGAAGCGGATTTCAATCGCAAGGGTGCTTCAGCTTTTTCTGGTCTTGTAGGCGGGAAGGTCGCATCTGATGTGGTCAGTGTCGTGGATGACGGTACGATCGAAGCCGCTAGGGGATCGATTAATGTTGATGACGAAGGTACACCATCTTCATATAACGTGCTCATAGAAAGAGGAGTGCTCAAGAATTACATGTTCGATCTCATGAATGCTAGATTAATGAGTGCACAACCAACCGGTAATGGCAGACGTGAGAGTTATATGAACGTTCCATTGCCGCGTATGACGAACACTTATATGTTGCCAGGAAGTCAAACACCTGATGAGATAATAAAGACAGTAGAGAATGGTATTTATGCCGTCGATTTCTACGGAGGACAGGTAGATATAACTTCTGGGAAGTTTGTTTTTTCCGCTTCTGAGGCATATCTCATAGAGAATGGTACTGTGACTAAGCCAGTCAGGGAAATGACATTAATAGGTGACGGACCTAGTGTTCTCAAGCAGATTTCCATTGTTGGAAATGATCTCAAGCTTGATGACGGTGTTGGTACATGTGGTAAGGACGGTCAGTCCGTGCCTGTCTGTGTCGGGCAACCGACTGTCAAGGTAGATAGAATTACTGTCGGGGGTACTGCCTGA
- a CDS encoding adenylosuccinate synthase: MFLDVNCVDAAVIGLQWGDEGKGKIVDYLAGSFDSVIRFNGGNNAGHTVIVGEKKHKLRILPSGILRDDVTSVIGNGVVLDPYSLLDEIRLLGENGVSITPEKLLIVDSCHLILPLHKELDELFERTQKIGTTKCGVGPCYQDKVARRGIRLCDLRSEKYLKDAIGKLLCYHNIIRRGASLAEVQVDEVLDSLMAIRDEVIHYAISPCELQVRLSGKRKLFEGAQGMLLDIDHGTYPFVTSSSSGVGQVANGAALGPVKSVIGIMKSYATRVGEGAFPTEQNNSIGTELQKRGREIGTVSGRIRRCGWCDLVLVRYACITAGVTALVVTKLDVLDSFNEISLCYGYKTKEGKVLDVCSPSLLSSTECEPQYLRLKGWNSSTVDVTSFEKLPSEAREFVGKIEELLGLPVLMVSTGPGREQVLWKKI; this comes from the coding sequence GTGTTTTTAGATGTGAACTGTGTGGATGCCGCTGTCATAGGTTTGCAGTGGGGTGATGAGGGTAAAGGCAAAATCGTCGATTACCTTGCTGGTAGTTTTGATAGTGTGATCCGGTTTAATGGCGGGAACAATGCTGGACATACCGTCATAGTAGGTGAGAAGAAGCATAAACTTAGGATTCTCCCATCAGGAATATTAAGAGATGATGTTACTTCAGTGATCGGTAACGGTGTAGTTCTCGATCCATATAGCTTATTAGATGAAATTCGTCTCTTGGGTGAGAATGGTGTCTCCATAACGCCGGAAAAGTTACTCATTGTTGATAGTTGTCATCTGATTCTTCCATTGCATAAGGAGTTGGATGAGCTATTTGAGAGGACACAAAAAATAGGGACCACTAAGTGTGGAGTTGGCCCATGTTATCAGGATAAAGTAGCTAGACGAGGGATTCGATTATGTGACCTTCGTTCTGAAAAGTATCTAAAGGATGCCATCGGTAAATTGTTGTGTTATCACAACATTATCCGTAGAGGTGCTAGTCTCGCTGAAGTCCAAGTAGATGAAGTTCTGGATTCTCTAATGGCGATCAGAGATGAAGTAATACATTATGCTATTTCACCTTGCGAGCTGCAGGTCAGATTGTCCGGTAAACGGAAACTCTTCGAAGGTGCGCAAGGTATGCTTCTTGATATCGACCATGGGACATATCCGTTTGTCACCTCAAGTTCCTCTGGAGTAGGGCAGGTCGCGAATGGTGCGGCTTTGGGACCAGTCAAAAGTGTTATAGGAATTATGAAGAGCTATGCTACTAGGGTCGGTGAGGGTGCGTTCCCTACTGAGCAGAATAACTCTATAGGGACCGAATTGCAGAAAAGAGGCAGAGAAATAGGAACTGTCAGCGGTAGAATCAGAAGATGTGGTTGGTGCGATTTAGTTCTGGTTAGATATGCCTGTATCACTGCTGGTGTGACAGCGCTCGTTGTCACTAAACTTGATGTACTGGATTCTTTTAATGAAATCTCTCTATGTTATGGGTATAAGACTAAAGAGGGTAAAGTACTTGATGTCTGCAGTCCGAGTCTACTTAGCTCTACTGAATGTGAGCCTCAATACCTGAGACTGAAAGGTTGGAATTCATCCACAGTTGATGTTACTTCTTTCGAAAAACTTCCGAGTGAGGCAAGAGAGTTCGTGGGAAAAATAGAGGAGCTCCTTGGACTTCCTGTTCTGATGGTGTCCACGGGTCCCGGGAGGGAACAAGTACTCTGGAAGAAAATATAA
- a CDS encoding phosphatidylglycerophosphatase A, which yields MSLSSHIKEVLVLSFPGFLKKLVDIIIPSRMIATFFWIGYLPEWQSHWAAFFTIPLVSLIVYFTVGFSSLVSIAQVLLITSAALLLLGLLGIYTFQKTIFSENRYEVTIHVVFGQCLMLALSVPPVTQIVAQVFLFNSFLCDRFLNCAGWFLRVSTYFVAGLIPYFTFRLIDIVKPWPSCWIERDYHNAVSNMFEGFCNAVYATLLLYLVTFMVFDLLLIDVVEFYTRVFHGLF from the coding sequence ATGTCATTGAGTTCGCATATAAAAGAAGTGCTTGTGCTTAGTTTCCCAGGCTTTCTCAAGAAGCTTGTCGATATAATCATACCTTCCAGGATGATAGCGACTTTTTTTTGGATAGGTTACCTACCTGAGTGGCAGAGTCATTGGGCTGCTTTCTTCACTATTCCTTTAGTATCATTGATTGTGTATTTTACTGTCGGATTCTCCTCGTTGGTCAGTATAGCTCAGGTTTTATTGATCACGTCAGCAGCGTTGTTGCTGTTGGGTTTGCTTGGTATATATACCTTCCAGAAGACCATTTTCTCTGAAAACAGATATGAGGTCACTATACATGTTGTATTCGGGCAATGTCTGATGCTAGCTCTTTCCGTTCCCCCTGTTACTCAGATTGTTGCGCAAGTCTTCTTGTTTAATTCGTTTCTCTGTGACCGCTTTTTGAACTGTGCAGGTTGGTTCCTTAGGGTTTCAACTTATTTTGTCGCTGGGCTCATTCCGTACTTCACTTTCAGATTAATAGATATAGTCAAGCCATGGCCCTCTTGTTGGATCGAAAGAGATTACCATAATGCCGTGAGTAACATGTTCGAAGGATTTTGTAATGCCGTCTATGCAACCTTATTGCTTTACCTTGTTACTTTTATGGTTTTTGATTTGCTCTTAATTGATGTCGTTGAATTCTATACCAGAGTCTTTCACGGACTTTTTTAA
- a CDS encoding thioredoxin family protein produces the protein MLELSVIDLFNLGSSFHNVVEFYWPHCRACQSFAPVYEELAKDNPDMNFYKMNVKASNENGEDLGRKWGVTAVPTVRVFGREITPGKGLLEILGSKSKETIQALLDQHKGTSTE, from the coding sequence GTGTTAGAATTGAGCGTAATTGATCTATTCAATTTAGGGAGCAGCTTTCATAACGTAGTGGAATTCTACTGGCCACACTGCCGGGCATGCCAATCTTTCGCGCCAGTCTATGAGGAGTTGGCGAAAGATAATCCAGATATGAATTTTTATAAAATGAACGTCAAAGCAAGCAATGAAAACGGAGAAGATCTAGGTAGAAAATGGGGTGTAACAGCAGTTCCAACAGTACGTGTCTTTGGTAGGGAAATCACGCCAGGAAAAGGACTGCTTGAAATCCTTGGAAGCAAGAGCAAAGAGACTATACAGGCACTACTTGACCAGCACAAGGGTACAAGCACTGAGTAG
- a CDS encoding NAD(P)H-dependent glycerol-3-phosphate dehydrogenase, protein MQSVVIGGGAWGTAIANLLASNSPKVHILSRNHKIIDSINNSHTNPVYFDGFQLNQGIIATNDPAILTQAESVFIAIPSQSTRAVLKEIKKNIKKDAQIILCNKGIEKGSMMLISEVVQDEIKNNIFFLSGPNFAHEVIAEKYSFANLASADSEKYKELSEAISTRTFFTKYIKDINGAQVIAAFKNAVAILCGLLVRLGSEFNTLAALVSIALTEVKGFVEVKNGDPNTITEFCGIGDLVLTCFSDKSRNFKFGYELIDGKENNTLVEGRATLESLYELAKKHDINCILINTLHDIITSRTKNLTSLKDEVRNKLDLAFNQILRHY, encoded by the coding sequence ATGCAGTCGGTCGTAATTGGCGGTGGGGCATGGGGAACAGCAATAGCAAATCTCCTTGCATCTAACTCACCAAAAGTTCATATCCTTAGTAGAAACCACAAAATTATCGATAGCATCAATAACTCTCATACAAACCCCGTATACTTTGATGGCTTCCAATTGAACCAGGGCATCATTGCTACGAACGACCCTGCAATCCTAACTCAAGCTGAATCAGTTTTCATTGCAATACCATCTCAAAGCACGCGAGCGGTACTAAAAGAAATAAAAAAAAATATCAAAAAAGATGCTCAAATCATCCTGTGCAATAAGGGAATAGAGAAAGGTTCCATGATGTTAATCAGTGAAGTAGTCCAGGATGAAATCAAGAACAATATTTTTTTCCTTTCGGGGCCAAATTTTGCCCACGAGGTGATAGCAGAAAAGTACTCGTTTGCCAATCTAGCATCCGCTGATAGCGAAAAATATAAGGAGCTCTCCGAAGCAATCTCGACGAGGACTTTTTTCACAAAATACATAAAAGATATAAACGGAGCGCAAGTTATAGCCGCGTTCAAAAATGCCGTGGCAATACTGTGTGGACTATTAGTTCGGCTAGGCTCGGAATTTAATACACTAGCTGCATTGGTCAGTATCGCGTTGACGGAAGTCAAAGGATTCGTGGAAGTAAAAAATGGAGATCCAAATACTATCACCGAATTTTGTGGGATAGGAGATCTAGTCCTTACATGTTTTTCGGATAAATCGCGTAACTTCAAGTTCGGATATGAACTGATCGACGGAAAAGAAAATAACACACTGGTCGAAGGTAGAGCTACACTAGAGTCACTTTATGAACTTGCGAAAAAACACGATATAAATTGCATCTTGATTAATACCCTACACGACATAATCACGAGCAGAACCAAGAACTTGACATCACTAAAGGATGAAGTCAGGAATAAATTAGACTTAGCCTTCAACCAAATTCTTCGACACTACTAA
- a CDS encoding RadC family protein: MKSVRSVNDAVVAIIKIVHESMQAILREDLETQPVLKSWKSVVDYLRISIGNRPIEAICVLLLNKKYTLIKEYIQDFGAVDHTMICTREIIKRCLSCGASAIVLTHNHPSGNPLPSEPDLVIIRQLQKICQKVDIQLIDHFIITPDEHFSFVVNGLL; encoded by the coding sequence TTGAAAAGTGTCAGAAGCGTCAATGACGCTGTTGTAGCAATCATAAAGATCGTACACGAAAGTATGCAAGCTATTCTAAGAGAGGATCTTGAGACACAGCCTGTATTAAAATCATGGAAATCGGTAGTGGATTATCTACGAATCAGCATCGGTAATAGACCCATTGAGGCAATATGCGTTCTTCTACTGAATAAAAAATATACCCTGATCAAAGAATATATTCAGGACTTCGGTGCAGTCGATCATACCATGATTTGTACCAGGGAGATCATCAAAAGATGTTTGTCTTGTGGGGCAAGTGCAATAGTGCTTACACACAATCATCCTAGCGGAAATCCGCTACCCTCTGAACCAGATTTAGTTATCATAAGACAATTGCAGAAAATCTGTCAAAAAGTGGACATACAATTAATAGATCACTTTATCATCACACCTGATGAGCATTTCAGCTTTGTCGTCAATGGATTACTGTAA
- a CDS encoding helix-turn-helix domain-containing protein, protein MPKISDNFKKHAETDVMIGKQIRRLRTLKGYSQAAIAKEIGVTFQQFQKYECGVNRLCVSRLLDICKFCKVSPSYFFDSLDKERECDTLYDSENSIEFEHENEHNKELLVLVRAFKAITQDSVRSKVLSLVKTMSQAYAEKSPSQEEMSEM, encoded by the coding sequence ATGCCTAAAATTTCCGACAACTTCAAAAAACACGCAGAAACAGACGTAATGATTGGCAAACAAATCCGCAGACTCAGGACGCTCAAAGGATATAGTCAAGCAGCAATCGCAAAGGAGATTGGGGTGACATTCCAGCAGTTCCAAAAATACGAGTGCGGCGTGAATCGTCTTTGTGTGAGTAGACTCCTCGATATATGTAAATTCTGCAAAGTTTCTCCCTCTTACTTCTTCGATTCCCTCGATAAAGAAAGAGAATGCGATACTTTATACGACTCAGAAAACAGCATAGAATTCGAGCATGAAAATGAACATAATAAGGAATTATTAGTTTTAGTACGTGCTTTCAAAGCGATCACACAGGATTCAGTGAGAAGTAAAGTACTTTCACTGGTGAAAACTATGTCGCAAGCTTATGCTGAAAAGAGTCCAAGTCAGGAAGAAATGTCGGAGATGTAA